The sequence below is a genomic window from Sneathiella marina.
GTGGAACAAGGTGATTGGGGACTGTTGGATCCGGTTCGGGAAAGAGGCCCGATTTTTATTATGCCGGACTAACGATAGTTCAAGCCTCGTTCAATATAGGTAAAAAACCTAACAGCCTCCTGGGAGAATTAGATGGTAGCGTCAAATAAAAAAATAATACCGATAATGGCGCGAATGCTTGAAAAATTTGCAGCGGTCATCCTGTTGCTCATGGTTCTACATATTGTCGCGGACGTTCTGCTTAAATTTCTGTTCAACTATCCACTACCTGGAACGCTCAATATTGTTGCCAATTATTACATGGTGGCCTGTGTATTTCTCCCCATTGCAATTGTTGAATTAACCCGTGGGAATATCGCCGTTGATCTGTTTTTCAAATTACTCCCAAAATCAATCCGCTTCGTCCTGCTGATTACCGGAACCCTGTTCAGCTTGTTCTTTTTTGCCCTGCTTGGATACCAGTCCATTTTTGATGCAGTGAAATCCTACAATAAAGGAGAATTTATAGATGGGATTGTCATTATTCAAATTTGGCCGAGCCGTTTTATCCTGCCAATAGGTCTTGGTATTGCGGTTTTTATTCTTGTGTATCGGTTAATTCACGAATTGCGGAATGGCGAACAGGAATTGCTTCCACCCTCAGAAGAAGACGTGAGAGGGGAAGTATAAACGATGACAAATATCGAAATTGGCATTTTGGGTGTCGCCGCTACCCTTATTCTCATCGCCGCTAGAATACCAATTGGGGTTGTACTCGGTGTCGTGGCGTTTTGCGGAATCACATTGATTACAAACCTAAAGGCTGCTCTCAGCATCACATCGGTAATTCCGTATAACTTTATCACAGACTGGAATTTGTCTGCTATCCCAACCTTCCTTGCAATGGGCTTTATCGCGTCGGAGGCGGGACTTACTAATGGCTTATTTGCTGCAATTCGCATGTTTTTATGGCGCATTCCGGGAGGGATGGCCTCTGCGACAGTTGTGTCATCGGCAATGTTTGCGTCCGCTTCTGGATCAAGTATAGCAACGGCCGCCGCGTTTTCTCGTATTGCTGTCCCAGAGATGCTGAAAGCCAAATACAATGTCGGTTTGGCAACCGGTAGCGTCGCCGCCGCCGGAACGCTTGGGTCCTTGATTCCGCCCAGTATTCTGATGATCCTGTATGGAATATTTACCAGCACTTCCATCGCCAGTCTGTTTTTGGCGGGTGTCCTACCCGGCCTTTTATCCGCAGCCATGTTCATCGCAATGATTACGTTTCGTTGCTGGCGGTCACCAAAACTGGCGCCAGCAACAAACGAGCAGTTTAGCTGGGAGGAGAAAAAGGCTGCCTTGAAGGATATTTGGGCATTACCTGTTCTTGTTGGATTTGTGCTGGGGGGTATTTTCTTTGGCATTTTTTCACCGACAGAAGCGGGTGCCATCGGCGCTTTTCTTTCTGCACTCATCGGGTTTTCCCGTCGTTCTCTCTCCTTTGAGGGAATTCAGAAATCGCTAACTCAAGCTGTTTATGGCACCAGCTCAATTTTCATCATCGGTCTCGGTGCCTCTATTTATGTCCGGTTTTTGGGCCTAAGCGGCCTGCCGGTATATCTGGCTGACCTGTTACTGCCGGTTACAAGCAACGAATATCTGCTGATCGCCATGATCTCGATACTGTTCATTGTCCTTGGGATGTTCGTGGATTCCCTGGCGATTTTGCTGCTGACCCTACCCATTGTCATGCCGCTGGTGATCGGACTTGGCATTGATACGGTGTGGTTTGGCATCATTGTCATCAAACTTCTGGAAATTGGGTTGATTACACCGCCAGTCGGTCTCAACGCCTTTGTGATCAAAAGCTCTCTTGGAAACCTTGTTTCTCTTAATCAGATCTTTGCGGGTATTTTCTGGTTCTTCCTGATGGAAGTCCTCACCCTTGGAGCCCTGATTTATTGGCCGCAGATCAGTTTGTTTCTGCCAAGCCTAGCCAACTAGTGGCCCCTAAAAAGGTCAAATAAATTAACTGAGGAGGAAAAAATGAAGAAACTAACATTCTTATCAATGGTAACGGCATTCGGTCTTATGGGATCAACTGCTTTGGCGGATAGCTATCAGGCCAGCACCTGGTTGCCACAAAGTGCAACAACCGTGAAAGTGACATATTCAGATTTTGCTGAGGCTGTGAAGAAGGGAACGGGTGGTGAGGTTTCATTCGATCTGCATGTGGGCGGGGCCTTGCTGCCGGCCGCGGAAACGCTTCAAGGTGTCAGCGACGGAGTTGCGGCGGTTGGAGATATTCTGTCTGCCTATACGCCTGCTGATTTACCCTTGAACAATGTTGTTGGTGATCTTGGGTTTCTGACCGATAGTTCTCTGGTCGCTTCTTTCGCCGCCGCAGAAGTAAAATTTACCAATCAGAAGCTCCGTGAAGAATGGCTCGAACATAACGTTGTTTTTGGTGGTAACTGGAGTACATCTGAATATCATTTCCGTTGTGGAGAGGAAATCCGCAGTCTCGCCGATGTTAAAGGCAAGCGCGTGCGGGCCTCTGTAGGCGCGCAAATTGATTTCCTGAAGTCCATTGAAGCCATTCCGGTTAGTGTCCCCGGCTCTGAAATTTATACGGCACTGGAGCGCGGCTCGCTTGACTGTACGCTTGTCGCGGATGAATCATTGCAAGCTTTGAAACTCGGTGAAGTCATCAAATTCTCCACTGAAATGCCGATGGGTGTCTTTATCGATGGGGCCACCTGGGGATTCAATCGTGATTTCTGGACAGAAATTGGAGCTAAAAACCGCCGTGTAATCCTGGATGAGATGGCAAAATATATCGTACTCACACAGGTTGGAATGCTGGCCGATGACGAAACAGCCACCAAAGATACTCAAGCGCGTGGGGTAAAGTGGCTGACACCTGAAAGCGATCTAGCGCTGGAGCTTGAAAAGTTCCGCTCCAGCTATCTGCAAACTTTGGCCAAGGCGGAAGTAGAAAAGCGTAAAATTGAGGACCCTTCCGATATTATCGATGACTATATTAAGGCCCGCGATAAATGGACCAAGTTGCTTGCCAACGTCGACAAGAGTGACAGTGACGCGCTAATCAAACTGGTGAGAAGTGAAATCTACAGCAAAGTAGATGAGAAGTCTTATGGCGTGAAATAACGCTCATTAAAAAAGCTGGTCAGCGTCAAATCGAAGGACGCTGACCAGCTTTTTGGCATCGTCTCGTAGCTGACATCAATCCTACATTCCTAGAGAAGATACTCGACTTGCTCTTGCGACAAAGCATACCGGACATAAATCACATGTTTCACGTGAAACATTTAGGCTAAATATACCCGCATAACAAGAAAAACAGGGAAGTCCTGATACCACTTATAAATCATATTTATTCGCCCGAGGAAATATGCCTGTCCGCCCGCCCTTTATCGAGTGACCCGTGACCCCGAGGATGGCCTGAGGCTAAATTCCATAACAGCACCGTTAGGGTGCAGCTTTCATGGACCAGGCGATGTCAAAAAAAGCCCGGATTATTCGGGAATCCCGCCGTTCCTCCAGACAGGTCACATGGGCTGTTGTAAAGATATCGGCATCAGAAATTTTCAGGGCCCTGAGGTTCGGGTGCGGATTAAATTCAATGTCCGAGACGGCGCCAATTCCAATTCCCCGCTCAACGGCGAGCCAGACGGCTTCCCGGCTTCCCAGTTCCATAACTTCATCTACGTCAATATTCTGGCGGCAAAGAGCTTTTTCAATAGCCAGACGAGTAGTGGAGCCGGTCTCCCGGTGCAGGAAACGCTGCCCCTGCAGCTCCTTTAACCGGATAGAGCTACGCCCGGCAAAGGGATGCGACGCATTCACAAATATAACAACTTCATGTCGACTAAAGGGTCTGGAAAAAAGGGCCGGATTATCCTCTGTATGGGCAAGGACGGCAACATCAACGGTGTAATCTTGCAATAGCTCAACCATGTTCATGGAATTCCCCTGGGTAACGGACAGCTTTATTCCCGGAAATTTTTCGTTAAAGGAGCCAAGCATTTCCGTTGCGTGATAGGGGCCAACGGCCCCCACTCTGAGCGCACCGGTCAGCAGTCCGCCATAATTTACCAGCAGATTTTGAGCCTCTTCTTCCAGCATCAGTATTCTGTTGCTGACGCGAAACAGCGCGTGCCCGCAGTCCGACAGCAGTACTTTTCGGCCCCGCCTGTGAAAGAGAGTCACGCCATAATGATCTTCCAACGCCTTGATTTGGCTTGAGATTGTTGGCTGCCCAACATTGATTGCCTTCGACGCCGCCGTGAATCCCCCCTCTTTGGCCACGGCGTGAAAGGATCTTAGTTGGGAATGAAGCATTGATTAAACCAATAGAAATCATTGTTTATATGTATTTGTTCAATGGTAAAGGGCGGGCGTAAGTTTCGTCAACAAGAAGTTGCGAAGCAATTTGATCCCGTGGAGAGACGTGATGTGGCAATTCGAGAACCCGGTCAGCGTCTGTTTTGGCGCCGGCGCCTTGAACAGAATTGCAGATCTTATAGAAGGGCGGCCCTATTGCCTTGTGACTTATAAGGACCCTTTTTTTGCAGAACTGACCGAAAAAGTGACGTCTATGGCAGGCTCGCCGGACGTCATTGTCAATAACATAACCACAAACCCTGATTTTCTATCTTTATCTCAATCTTGTCGGCATTTTGCCAATAAGGCGACGACAGATACCATCATAATAGCCTTAGGCGGTGGATCTGTCATTGATGCTGCCAAAGTACTGGCATCCAGTAATGACGGATTTGAGGTCGTTAAAAGGTTTCTGGAAACAGGTGAGGGAGAAGACCGGTTGGGATCCCGTCCTTTAATCGCTGTTCCGACGACGGCGGGAACGGGCAGTGAAGTCACATGCTGGGCGACAGTTTGGGATACTGTTGCCCAGAAGAAATATTCACTGGCGCGCCATGATCTATACCCGACGCATGCTGTTGTTGATCCGGAACTGATGTTGGGCCTGCCAAGAGATCTGACAATCAGTACCGGCCTTGATGCCTTGTCGCATGCATTGGAAAGTCTTTGGAACAGGAGCTGTAATCCCATTTCAGCGATCCATGCTGTATTTGCGGCGAAAGAGATTATCGACATCTTGCCAAGGCTGGCTAATGATCTGCAGAACCTGGAACTAAGATCCCGCGCCGCCCAAGCCAGTTTATTTGCCGGCCTCGCTTTTTCAAATACCAAAACGGCGTTGGCTCATTCCGTGTCTTATCCAATTACCCTAAAATATGGAGTGCCTCATGGCCTGGCTTGCTCCTTCAGTTTGCCCATGGTGCTGGCAAGTGTCATTGGCGCCGATGAAACTTGCGATAAATATCTCAGGCAGATTTTTGGCGACAACCTCCATAACGCCATCGCGGATCTGGAGAATTTTCTTCACAGGCTGGATGTGTCGACCAGGGCCTCAAGTTATGGCGTGAAAAGGGACGAATGGAAAGAGTTGCTGACCTCTGCCCTTGCCGGTGAACGAGGGCGAAACTTTATCGGCACAAAAGAGCGTGTGCTGGAAAATTTCACTCTTTAAAGATAAATCGCCATCGGGTGACCGACGGCGGGAACAGGAGACTATTTTCATCTATGGATAGTTAATGTCAATCTGCCCTTCGGATAGCCACGATCAGGATCAATCATCGAAGCCGGGTGGAGGGGTGAACCCTCCAAACTCCTGCGCCATAAGCTCGGCAAACCGGATTGTTTTACGGTCGTTAAATTCCGCGCCGACAGCTTGCAGGCCAATCGGCAGGCCGTCTGTACCGGGGCCGGTTGGAAAGACCGTGGAGGGTAGATATGCGACGGTAATATGTCCTGACCAGAGAAGCTGTTCGAAATAGGGATGTTCAGCGTTATCAAAGGTAATTCGCCTGCCATTGAAATGACTTTGATCATGCTTGAAAGCTGTCGTCGCCATTTGCGGACAAATCAAAATGTCCCAGTCCTGGAAAAATTCCTGCCACGCCATGCGAAGTATTTCGCGGCGGTTGTTCCATGCCAGCCAAGTCTGATGGCTTTGGGTGAGGGAGCGGGCCGTGAGGGCTCCCGGGCTGGAATTACCGGATGAGTATCCAGCCGCTTTTTCTGTCAGGGCAGCCGTTTCCTCTTGCGGGAGATGGGCACCAAGGACCCCGTTCAGCATGAAAAAATATGTCTGACGGGACATTGCCACGTCAATATCCGGACGGGCCTTGTCAGAAACGGTCGCGCCAAGCTTGGCAAGCCTGTCGCCAATTTCCTGAACACGGCCTGACATTTCGCTGCTTACCGGCGAAAGAGGGTCATCTGGCCAGATCGCAATTTTGAAGTCTTTCAAGCCTGTCATGCCCGGGTCAGGAAGGCTGAGCGTCCATCCGGGGGAATTCAACGGATCCGGCCCCGCCATGATATTCATTGCCAAGGCCAGGTCTTGTGCACTGCGTGCCATGGGACCGACAACAGCAATATCCGGCGGTGCGACATCTCCTGGCAGCGCGTGACCTTGAGACGGAACAATTCCCCAAGTGGGCTTATGCCCATATACGCCACAGAAATGAGCCGGATTGCGAATGGATCCGCCAATATCAGATCCGCTTTCAAGACCACAGAAACCGGCCGCCAGAGCTGCCGAGGACCCTCCCGAAGATCCGCCTGGTGTTCGGCGGACGTCCCAGGGATTATTGGTTGTCCCGTAAATACTATTATAGCTTTGAAAGTCAGCTAGCCCTTCGGGCACATTTGTCTTGCCGATGAAATGAGCGCCAGCTGCCTTAAACTTTTTGACGACTTGGGAATCTGTCTGCGCAATATTCTTGGCAAAATTTTCAATTCCCCAGGTCGTCGGAAGATGTGAAATGTCATAGGCTTCCTTGATGGTCATGGGCAGCCCGTGCAGAGGGCCCAGTGATCGACCGGCCGCCTGTTCCGCATCCGCCTGATCGGCGGCATTGCGGGCTGTGTCGAAATCATGGACTGGCACGGCATTGATCTTTCCGTCAAACCGCTCGATCCGGTCAATATAGTAATCCGTGAGTTCCCGGGAGCTTATCTCTTTGTCTTGAATTTTTTGAGTGAGTTCGCTCGCCGATTGAAATGCCAGGGTCATACCAATATCCTTCTTCTTTTCTTTGACCGTATCCTAGCATGATATTTGCTGGCCTTGTCAGAGTAAATTAGGAGGTGCAGCGCGGCTGCCGCCAGCCCCTGACCCTGTGATCCTCAAATCCCTTTTCAGTTTTTAAAAGACGCAAGCTGTGCCCTGACAATTTCAATAAATGCCATGGCATGGTCTGACAGGGGCCGGTTAATTGGATGAATAACTTCCAGCTCGACAGGTATGGCGGGGGCATATTTGCGAACAACCAAATTCGGCCCGGCATAAGCCCTTGCCGTGAGAGGTTCCAGAATTGAAATGCCAAGATTCTGCCCAACCAAATTACATATCGGAGCCGAAAATGTTGATTCCAAAATGACATTGATATCAATTCCGGCGTCCTCAAGACTGCGAAATACATGCTGATGTGTTAAACTGTAATCTGAAATTAGCAACAATGGCTCTCCATCCAGGTCTTGGGGATGAATGAGGCGTTTTGCCGCGAGCGGATGGGTGCCAGGAAGAATGCAAACAGCGTCCAGAACAGGTAACGCGCTTCTATGTACGCCGGTGACGGTCGACGGCACGACTGCAATCCCCATATCGTGCTGGCGCATTGCCACGAGCTCCAGGACTTCGGGGGAGGCGCAGGCATGCATGGATATCTTTATGTCCGGCCAGTCCTGATGAAAACGCTGAATAGCGTCTGGCAGTAAATAAAATGAAGTTGCGACATTTGCCGCGATCCGCAATTCTCCTTTTCGTCGGCGCCGGAGTTCTTCCGCAGCCCGTCCAAGGCGGTCGAGGCCATAGAAACTGCGTTGAACCTCCCGATAAAATTCTGTTGCATCAGCGGTTGGGGTAAGACCACCGCGCGTACGATCAAACAGTTTAAAGCCGATATCAATTTCCAGGTCTCTTATCAGCCGACTGATTGCCGGCTGGCTGACCCCCATGAATTCACCTGCGACCGTCATGCTTCCCGTTTGATGGACGAATCGGAAAGCTTCTATTTGCCGAAGATTGAGGCGCATTTCATTTCTCTATTAGCATAATATTTTGGTATTTAAGGAAACAATTTTGAATTCGACATTATTCTAAAACCGGCTAATCTGTCAGCAATAAATTGAAGTCGAATTTCCGGCTAAAAAATAATGTGTTGTTTGTTGGGATCAGAGTATGCGTGAATTATCGGCGAGTGAAATTGATCAGCATTCCGGGAATCTGGACAAGAACGGGTTCACGATCGTCAAAAATGCAATACCACCGGTTTTGCTGAGCGAACTGCGCGAAGCACTGGCTGAGGTGCAATCAACCCATGATATCGGGTACAGTGAAACGTCATTTGAAGGCACCCGGACGGTTAGGATCTACAATTTGCTTGCCTATCACCGGGCATTTGAAAAAATACCGGTTTCACCTGTGGTTCTTCCCATTGTCGCACGTATTTTGGACAGTGAATTACAATTGTCGTCGCTGTCGGCAATATGTCCGGGACCTGGCCAGGAAGCCCAGCCTTTACATGGGGATAATCAAATGATCCCGCTGCCCCGGCCGCATATTCCTATTGCCGTGAATTCCATGTGGGCGCTCACCGATTTTACGGAAGAAAACGGCGCAACCCGGTTTGTTCCCGGCAGTCATCTATTCGACCATAATCCAGATTATGACGGACAGTATGAGACAGAATGCGCAGAAATGTCCGCTGGCTCAATTCTAATTTGGAATAGCGCGCTGTGGCATGGCGGGGGTGAAAATCAAACGGATAAGCGACGCGATGGTATCGCGTGCTATTATTGTGCGGGCTGGGTACGGCAGCAGGAAAACCAGCAGCTAGGTATTCCATTTGACCGGATCAAGCAATTTCCCCGTCGATTGCAGGAGCTTTGCGGCTTTTCCGTCTATCGCGGTGTTTACGGTCATATCGACAACCGCGACCCGATCCAAATGCTCGGCCGGGAGCAAAAGGGGAAAATGGTATGGCAAGCCAGCGACAGCGCGAAAGAAAGAAAAAAGTAGCGGGTACCAAAAGGCCTGTTTTTTAGATGCGAGTTGCCTGTTGAGAAAATTATGGCATAAAGAGCGCCATGGCATTAAGGATCAAAAATAAAGCCGCCCGACGGTTGTGGCTTGATACAAATTCGCTTTCGATGACACCGACCGGCTCGCTTGATGTTTTACAGATCATCAAGAACCTGGGATTTGTTCAACTTGATACAATCCAGTATGTATCACGGGCGCATCATCATATATTATGGAGCCGCAATCAGAATTACCGTGAAGGAATGCTTGATAAGCTCCTTTCACGGGACCGTGCTGTTTTCGAACATTTCACACATGATGCCTCCATCCTGCCCATGGAATTTTATCCCATGTGGAGACGACAATTTTCCCGGATGGCGGCGCGGGTTCAAAAATCGGGTTACTATCGGACACCGCTTAGCAATACCATATGTGAGGAGATACGAGCCCGGATCGAAAAGGAGGGGCCGCTTTCCACTCATGCTTTCGACACGCGCGTCACCGGGGAAAAGAAGATGTGGTCCCGACCCCCTCATAAATTGGCGCTGGATCAAATGTGGTACGCCGGAGAATTATCCACCTCCCATCGCGAGAGCTTCAAGAAATTCTATGATTTGTCCGAGCGGATCATACCCCCGGAATTACTGGAAATTGCCCATGAGGAAGATGCGCAAATTAACTGGCTTTGCAGCGAGGCTCTTAATCGACTGGGTTTTGGGTCCCTGGGAGATATTCAACGGTTCTGGGCGGCGACGGATCGGGCGGAAGTGCAAATCTGGGCCGAGCAAAACAGCAATAAGCTGATCCCTGTAGAGATTGAGGATATTGACGGGAATTGGATGAACGGGTTTGCGCCGCTCGATATTGAAGACCGGTTAAATGCCGCGCCTGTTCCGACTTCCAGGTTGAGGATTTTAAATCCTTTTGATCCTGCCATACGAGATCGGGCGCGCCTTGCCAAATTATTCGGGTTTCACTATCGGATCGAGATTTTCGTTCCGGCGAAAAAGCGAAAATGGGGATATTACGTGTATCCTCTGCTTGAAGGAGATCGGTTTGTCGGGCGCATTGAGGTAAAAGCTGACCGTAAATCGAGTAGTCTGAAGGTTATTCAATTTTGGCCGGAGCCGGGTGTAAAATGGCCGCAAAGCAGAAAAGCCAAGCTCGCCAAAGAGCTCGAGAGGCTGGCCCGTTTCACAAATTTGAACTCCGTAAATTGGCTATGATCTGACCATTCCCATGCGCGAATTGGAGCTAGTCCCTTGCCAGGCAGTTTTTTAAAGACTTTATCCCTGACCGCAATGCCCAAAGGACAGAATATCCGGAATTTTCCCCGGCTCGGCAATTTGCAAAAGGGCCAGTCCCACGCCGGCAGCACCATTGAAAAACCCTGGATTATCAGCGTCATTCCCTACTCGCCACTGAAAACTCTTGTCCGTTTTCGCTTTCGCTAAAATACATGAAATTTGCGAGAGCACCTGTTTTTCCAACTTGCATTTACCAGTTTCCCGTGCGGCTCGGGTCAAAAAGAAAAGAATACCGAGATTTCCGGAAAAGAGGTCATCATTGTCCAATAACGCCCGACCGGATAATCTTTCAATGGCATGTTCTATGTCCTCCGAGTAGCTGGCGTAAGGCCTATTCAGCGCTTCGAGTTCGATGCGCGCTATTCCGATGCCTGCTGCGCCATTTGCGTAGCCTGGTAATTGCGGTGCTTGTGAATCCTCCCTCTGGTGTTCCACATTGCGTAAATCGGGCCATGATCCAAATTTATCCCGCAAGGAACTTTCATATTCCAGACCTTCTATTGCCGCGTCATTGAATTGTGGAAGATTTAAAGCCTGCGCAGCGCGGGAGAGGGCGAGGGCGATACCGCTTGCACCATGCATTAGCCCGGATAGAGGCATGGCCCAGTTCTGGCTTTTCCATGCGGTGCTGCCGCAGGCCAAAAGAGTCGAGCAATCTAAGAGATGGCGTCCACAATTTCGGATTTTATGCACAATTTCCGGACTGGGGTATCTATGGTAAAAGGCCTGAAGGCCAATCATTGCTCCGGCAACTCCGGACATCAATCCAAAATCCCTGCTTGTTGCTATTTTCTCCGGTGTTATTGTTTGCGCGAAGACTTGTGCGAAGCTCAAATATCGACTGTCATTCAGCATATCAGCCAGCACCACAAGAGCGTATACAATCCCCCCGAGGCCAAACCCTAGCCCAAGCGACATGGCGCATCCCGATCGTTGCAATTTGACAATCATGCTTGCTCGCTCAAGCACAATCGCGGTTGTTTCGGTCGCACGGATTCGATAAGTTTCCTCGCCGGTTATCTTGTAAAGCGCGGCTTGCAGCAATCCAATTCCAAGAGTGCCGCAAATTAGAGATGGTGGAAGTATGCTAAGCTGAAGCTTCTGTTCATCCGAAGTAACCGGTAATAGCCCAAGCCAGGTAACGCCGCCACCGGCTTTGATGGCAGACATATTAATCACCTCTTCCAAGTCTCTTACAGTTTCAATGATCGTCTCTTTGCTCGCTGGTGCCAGCGGTGATTCTACGACTTCTGGTAACGGGTCATGTGGTTCACCTATCCTGGATACGCTAACGCATTGCTGGATCATGAGGCGATCACGCTTGAGCATTTTACTGTCCAATTCCTGCAGCCGGGATTTAGCTTGTTCAAGACAGGGGGCACGGAAAAAATTCTTGATGATATATTGGTCACCACAAGCAAGGCTCGTTGAGGTAGGAGATCCGCTATAAAAGGGAATATTGAATGTAGACAGGCAGGATATTTCGTAATTTCTGAAGGCAGCTGATGCATTGAATTCTTCCTGCGTGAACTCTGACAACAGCAACAAATCGAATTGTGAGCTCCATGTAACACCGTTTTCAAGGTTTTGAGGGCTGAGGGCTCTTTCCATCAGCATAGTATAGACATGTGTGGGTCTTAAGATTGAACGAAAGGTCACCTTTTCGAATGCGTCCAGTGGTCCGCCTGACGCGCCTATTCTAGATCCAAATTTTATCAGAAATGCAAACATATCTTTGTAGCCCGCGACTAGATATTTTTCATATTTATTTACATCCAGCACTGCTCCTTGCAGTCTGGGAATATTGTTAAAGAGAATGCCTTTTTTAGGAGCTTCTTGGGCATGGGTAGGATGGTTATTCGAAGGAACAGAAGATATTTCAGCAATATCGAGGCCGCCAAGCCGGATCGCTTTTCCATTTGGAGCGCTATACCAACCTGGTAAATATCCGGTATTTAGAACGGAATTTTCGATAATATCTGATGCTAATTCGAAAGCCTGTTCAGCACCTCGAGATTGCAGGCTTCTTTTCGGCTGCGCTTGAAAAACTGTTTCCAGATCAAGTGGTACCGGCTTGGTCCCGGACGCGATAATA
It includes:
- a CDS encoding TRAP transporter small permease, translated to MVASNKKIIPIMARMLEKFAAVILLLMVLHIVADVLLKFLFNYPLPGTLNIVANYYMVACVFLPIAIVELTRGNIAVDLFFKLLPKSIRFVLLITGTLFSLFFFALLGYQSIFDAVKSYNKGEFIDGIVIIQIWPSRFILPIGLGIAVFILVYRLIHELRNGEQELLPPSEEDVRGEV
- a CDS encoding TRAP transporter large permease translates to MTNIEIGILGVAATLILIAARIPIGVVLGVVAFCGITLITNLKAALSITSVIPYNFITDWNLSAIPTFLAMGFIASEAGLTNGLFAAIRMFLWRIPGGMASATVVSSAMFASASGSSIATAAAFSRIAVPEMLKAKYNVGLATGSVAAAGTLGSLIPPSILMILYGIFTSTSIASLFLAGVLPGLLSAAMFIAMITFRCWRSPKLAPATNEQFSWEEKKAALKDIWALPVLVGFVLGGIFFGIFSPTEAGAIGAFLSALIGFSRRSLSFEGIQKSLTQAVYGTSSIFIIGLGASIYVRFLGLSGLPVYLADLLLPVTSNEYLLIAMISILFIVLGMFVDSLAILLLTLPIVMPLVIGLGIDTVWFGIIVIKLLEIGLITPPVGLNAFVIKSSLGNLVSLNQIFAGIFWFFLMEVLTLGALIYWPQISLFLPSLAN
- a CDS encoding C4-dicarboxylate TRAP transporter substrate-binding protein, giving the protein MKKLTFLSMVTAFGLMGSTALADSYQASTWLPQSATTVKVTYSDFAEAVKKGTGGEVSFDLHVGGALLPAAETLQGVSDGVAAVGDILSAYTPADLPLNNVVGDLGFLTDSSLVASFAAAEVKFTNQKLREEWLEHNVVFGGNWSTSEYHFRCGEEIRSLADVKGKRVRASVGAQIDFLKSIEAIPVSVPGSEIYTALERGSLDCTLVADESLQALKLGEVIKFSTEMPMGVFIDGATWGFNRDFWTEIGAKNRRVILDEMAKYIVLTQVGMLADDETATKDTQARGVKWLTPESDLALELEKFRSSYLQTLAKAEVEKRKIEDPSDIIDDYIKARDKWTKLLANVDKSDSDALIKLVRSEIYSKVDEKSYGVK
- a CDS encoding LysR substrate-binding domain-containing protein, with the translated sequence MLHSQLRSFHAVAKEGGFTAASKAINVGQPTISSQIKALEDHYGVTLFHRRGRKVLLSDCGHALFRVSNRILMLEEEAQNLLVNYGGLLTGALRVGAVGPYHATEMLGSFNEKFPGIKLSVTQGNSMNMVELLQDYTVDVAVLAHTEDNPALFSRPFSRHEVVIFVNASHPFAGRSSIRLKELQGQRFLHRETGSTTRLAIEKALCRQNIDVDEVMELGSREAVWLAVERGIGIGAVSDIEFNPHPNLRALKISDADIFTTAHVTCLEERRDSRIIRAFFDIAWSMKAAP
- the psrA gene encoding iron-containing alcohol dehydrogenase PsrA, translated to MWQFENPVSVCFGAGALNRIADLIEGRPYCLVTYKDPFFAELTEKVTSMAGSPDVIVNNITTNPDFLSLSQSCRHFANKATTDTIIIALGGGSVIDAAKVLASSNDGFEVVKRFLETGEGEDRLGSRPLIAVPTTAGTGSEVTCWATVWDTVAQKKYSLARHDLYPTHAVVDPELMLGLPRDLTISTGLDALSHALESLWNRSCNPISAIHAVFAAKEIIDILPRLANDLQNLELRSRAAQASLFAGLAFSNTKTALAHSVSYPITLKYGVPHGLACSFSLPMVLASVIGADETCDKYLRQIFGDNLHNAIADLENFLHRLDVSTRASSYGVKRDEWKELLTSALAGERGRNFIGTKERVLENFTL
- a CDS encoding amidase, which produces MTLAFQSASELTQKIQDKEISSRELTDYYIDRIERFDGKINAVPVHDFDTARNAADQADAEQAAGRSLGPLHGLPMTIKEAYDISHLPTTWGIENFAKNIAQTDSQVVKKFKAAGAHFIGKTNVPEGLADFQSYNSIYGTTNNPWDVRRTPGGSSGGSSAALAAGFCGLESGSDIGGSIRNPAHFCGVYGHKPTWGIVPSQGHALPGDVAPPDIAVVGPMARSAQDLALAMNIMAGPDPLNSPGWTLSLPDPGMTGLKDFKIAIWPDDPLSPVSSEMSGRVQEIGDRLAKLGATVSDKARPDIDVAMSRQTYFFMLNGVLGAHLPQEETAALTEKAAGYSSGNSSPGALTARSLTQSHQTWLAWNNRREILRMAWQEFFQDWDILICPQMATTAFKHDQSHFNGRRITFDNAEHPYFEQLLWSGHITVAYLPSTVFPTGPGTDGLPIGLQAVGAEFNDRKTIRFAELMAQEFGGFTPPPGFDD
- a CDS encoding LysR substrate-binding domain-containing protein, with translation MRLNLRQIEAFRFVHQTGSMTVAGEFMGVSQPAISRLIRDLEIDIGFKLFDRTRGGLTPTADATEFYREVQRSFYGLDRLGRAAEELRRRRKGELRIAANVATSFYLLPDAIQRFHQDWPDIKISMHACASPEVLELVAMRQHDMGIAVVPSTVTGVHRSALPVLDAVCILPGTHPLAAKRLIHPQDLDGEPLLLISDYSLTHQHVFRSLEDAGIDINVILESTFSAPICNLVGQNLGISILEPLTARAYAGPNLVVRKYAPAIPVELEVIHPINRPLSDHAMAFIEIVRAQLASFKN
- a CDS encoding phytanoyl-CoA dioxygenase family protein, yielding MRELSASEIDQHSGNLDKNGFTIVKNAIPPVLLSELREALAEVQSTHDIGYSETSFEGTRTVRIYNLLAYHRAFEKIPVSPVVLPIVARILDSELQLSSLSAICPGPGQEAQPLHGDNQMIPLPRPHIPIAVNSMWALTDFTEENGATRFVPGSHLFDHNPDYDGQYETECAEMSAGSILIWNSALWHGGGENQTDKRRDGIACYYCAGWVRQQENQQLGIPFDRIKQFPRRLQELCGFSVYRGVYGHIDNRDPIQMLGREQKGKMVWQASDSAKERKK